A window of Cytobacillus sp. FSL H8-0458 genomic DNA:
GCTTCTGCGATTGCTTCCGATAATGGCGCGCTTTTTGAGGCCATGTTGAACAGTGCACCGTGAGGTTTTACATGTTGAAGCTTGCCGCCCTCTGATTTAACAAAAGCATATAATGCGCCAATCTGGTAGACCACCAGGTCATAGGCTTCCTGAGGTGTAATACTAATATCCCTGCGGCCGAATCCGTGCAGGTCCTGGAGTCCAGGATGGACACCAAGGCCAACATTTTTCTCAAGCGCCAATCTGACTGTTTTTCGCATGGTCGCCGGGTCGCCGGCATGGAAGCCGCAGGCGATATTAGCTGAGGTGATGTGGTCCAGGATTTCCTCATCGCGTCCCATCTTGTAGGAACCAAAGCTTTCTCCCATATCACAGTTAATGTCTACAATGTGCATGTTAATTTCCTCCTCTGGTTTTTAAAGTTATCCCTTGTTTTAATTCCTTTAATTTCATTTCTCTCTTTATAAGTAACTGTTGCGCCTCTTTATTTGATATTTCCACAAACCGTAAGGCATCCCCGGGTTTAGCCTGCGCCAGAAGGGGAAGATCGACAGCCGCAACCTGTCCAATTTTCGGATATCCGCCGGTTGTCTGCCTGTCAGCCAGCAGGACAATCGGATTTCCATCAGGCGGAACCTGAATGGAACCAAAATTCACAGCCTCAGAAATTTGTTCAGCATGTTCTGACAGCGCTAGCGCAGGGCCTTTCAATCTGTATCCCATCCTGTCAGATTGTGCTGTCACCTCAAATGCATGATTAAACAGTTGAATCCTGCTTTCATGGGAAAATAAATCAAATTGACGTCCCCTGGTGATTCTGATTTCCGGATTCCCTGCAGTTTCCGGAATGAGTTTTGAAGCAATGCCCCAGTCGTTTTCAACAAAAGCTTTATCAAGGAGTTGCCTTGATAAATAGTCCTTCATTTTCAAAGACTGGAGGGAAGGTTTGCCGGTTTCCAGCGCATCCCCAGCCTTTAATGCTCTGCCTTTAAAGCCGCCAATACCAGCGCGCAGGTAGGTGGATTTACTGTTCATTACTTCCGAAACATCAAAACCGCCGGAAACAGCCAGATAGGCCCGGCACCCTTTTTGGCATCCTCCGAATTTAAGTTCGCTGCCTTTTTTCACAAATACAGACCGCCATGTCCGAATAGGCTGGCCATTGATCGAAGGGGAAAGGTCTCCGCCGCATATTGAAATTAATGTGTCTTCTTCAAATATCAGGGATGGGCCCATCATCGTTATTTCCAATGCAGGATCATTTTCCTCATTTCCGGACAGCAGATTGGCCATCCGATGGGAAAAAGGATCCATGGCCCCGCTGGCTATGACGCCAAACTTCTGATAGCCGGTTCTCCCCAGATCCTGAATGCTTGAAAGGAGTCCAGGCTTTAATACTTTAATCATTGATCCGTCTCCTCCCAATGATGGTATTCTTCCAGACTGATTGGCCTGAATTTAATTTTATCGCCAGCTTTTAACAAGGTAGGGGATTCATCCATTGGGCGAAACAGCTTAACAGGAGTACGCCCGATCAGCTGCCAGCCTCCTGGCGTCTCGATGGGATAGATCCCGGTCTGCATCCCGGCAATCCCAACTGTACGCTCGGGAATTTTTAACCGTGGTGTATCCCGTCTTGGTGCGGCAATTTGTTCTGACATTCCGCCGATAAAAGGGAAGCCTGGCGCAAAGCCGATCATATAGACCAGATAGCTGCCTGAAGAGTGAATGTCTATTACTTCATCTGGGGTAAGTCCATTATGTTCGGCAACATAATCAAGATCAGGGCCAAATTCTCCTCCATAGCAAACCGGGATTTCGACGATTCTTGCTTCCATTGTTTTATTTTCCCCCAACTCTTCCATAAGCGGTTTTATGAGAGAACATATGAAATCAAATGGAAGCTCTCCATCTGAAAGCTGATAAATCTCAAATGGATTATAAAAAATAGTGACTGTTGTGTAGGCGGGTATGTATTCTATCATCCAATCTGGAGGATGTTTCTCGAGAAAGGCTGTCAGTGTCTGCACTTTTTGATGGGCATTCTCACTGATTTCATTCCCAAGTTCAATAAGAACTGCATTGTCTCCTAAAGGATGTACAGTGTACTCCATGATTTCACCAGCTTTCACAATGATGTAGGGAACTGAAGATTCTAAAATATTATTCAATAATAATAAATATTCATTTTCACCGAGACGAAATACACATATTATTCTTTCCTAAAATAAGGGAAATCTATATTTATTCACGTTAAGACGAAAAAATTTATTAGTAAACTTATATATTTATGCAATGTCTTCAGCTAAAGAATATAATATCATATAATAGATTGAAAATTCTATTTGTGCA
This region includes:
- a CDS encoding LamB/YcsF family protein, with product MHIVDINCDMGESFGSYKMGRDEEILDHITSANIACGFHAGDPATMRKTVRLALEKNVGLGVHPGLQDLHGFGRRDISITPQEAYDLVVYQIGALYAFVKSEGGKLQHVKPHGALFNMASKSAPLSEAIAEAVYKVDPELILFGLSGGELVKAGKKIGLRSANEVFSDRTYQEDGSLTSRRESNALITDHSAAANQVIRMVKEGKVHSVQGTDVSIEANTICIHGDGESALEFAQYIPKALNEAGIQVAKISEFLK
- a CDS encoding 5-oxoprolinase subunit C family protein, coding for MIKVLKPGLLSSIQDLGRTGYQKFGVIASGAMDPFSHRMANLLSGNEENDPALEITMMGPSLIFEEDTLISICGGDLSPSINGQPIRTWRSVFVKKGSELKFGGCQKGCRAYLAVSGGFDVSEVMNSKSTYLRAGIGGFKGRALKAGDALETGKPSLQSLKMKDYLSRQLLDKAFVENDWGIASKLIPETAGNPEIRITRGRQFDLFSHESRIQLFNHAFEVTAQSDRMGYRLKGPALALSEHAEQISEAVNFGSIQVPPDGNPIVLLADRQTTGGYPKIGQVAAVDLPLLAQAKPGDALRFVEISNKEAQQLLIKREMKLKELKQGITLKTRGGN
- the pxpB gene encoding 5-oxoprolinase subunit PxpB, coding for MEYTVHPLGDNAVLIELGNEISENAHQKVQTLTAFLEKHPPDWMIEYIPAYTTVTIFYNPFEIYQLSDGELPFDFICSLIKPLMEELGENKTMEARIVEIPVCYGGEFGPDLDYVAEHNGLTPDEVIDIHSSGSYLVYMIGFAPGFPFIGGMSEQIAAPRRDTPRLKIPERTVGIAGMQTGIYPIETPGGWQLIGRTPVKLFRPMDESPTLLKAGDKIKFRPISLEEYHHWEETDQ